In Flavobacterium piscisymbiosum, the sequence GTGACGCTACCTTTCTAGGCCGAAAAGTAGAAAACTTCAAATGGGATAATTTTGATGCGCATCTTGACAATGGTTTTTACAGAAACGATGACGGAAATTTGGCCGGAGCCACAATATCGATGCTCGAAGCGGTTCAAAATGCCTATAATCATTTGGATGTTTCAGCAGATGAAGCGATCAAAATGGCTACTTCGCGCGTTGCAAGTGCGATTGGTTTAGAAAATCAATTCGGAAAAATAAAAACGGGTTTTCCTGCCAGTTTTGTACAATTTAATGATGATTTATCTGAAATAGAAACGTTGAATTTTCTAAAACATCCATAACTATTTTCGTAAAATGATCAGAGAAAAAATGCTCCCGATTACCAATAAAATCAAAGAATTTAAAATCATTATTGCCGGAATATTGTTTGCCTTTTTGTGGGCATCTGCATCAACGGCAACCAAAATTGGATTGCATGCCGCGCAGCCTTTTGTGATTTCTATTTTCAGGTTTGTAATAGCCGGGAGCATTATGCTTATTCTTTCACATATTATAATGGCAAAACGATTTCCGCAAAAAAAGGAATGGGTTCAGATTAGTATTTATGGTTTGTTCAACATTACTTTTTATCTGGGATTGTATGTCATTGCCATGCAAAAAGTATCCGCCGGTTTGGGGAGTCTGGCTGTGGCCACTAATCCTGTTTTTATTGTTTTGATCTCAGCTGTTTGGTTATCGCATAAAATCAAATTCAAAAACATACTTAGTCTGATTCTTTGTTTTATTGGAGTATTTCTAGCGGCATATCCTTTATTACAAAACAGTTTTGCAACCCCCGGCGGTATACTTATTTTGGTCACCAGCATGATTGCTTATTCATTAGGAACGATTTATTATTCAAGACAAAACTGGAACGGATTGCACATTCTTACCATTAATGGGTGGCAAACCATTATTGGCGCAGTGTTTCTGCTTCCGGTTTTATTTTTAACGTATGAATCTGATCAGAATGTTTTCAACCACGATTTTTGGTTCTCAACTTCTTGGCTGGCGATAGCGGTTTCTATTGGTGCTGTTCAGTTTTGGTTGTATCTATTAAAAAACAATCCTATAAAAGCTTCGTACTGGCTTTTTTTGTGCCCGATATTCGGATTTTTGATTGCCTACTTTATGGTCGATGAGCCACTTACTTTGTATACTCTTTTTGGAGTTCTATTTGTCATCATCGGATTATACACTACTCTTTCTTCTGATAAAAAAATAAAAACATGAAGTGAGCATAAATTTTCTCTCGCAGATTTTGCAGATTAAGCAGATTTTTTTTTTAAAATCTATTTAATCCTTTAATCTGTGGTTTTGATTTAAAATATTAGGAGAAACTAAGCTTTACTCCTATAAATATGTGCATTAATGCAAGTGAAACGCCTTTGCAGGCAAAGAAAAGCTATGTCTCTATGTGTTAAAATAATATTGATTAACAAATAAAAATAACCAAATAAAATTAATAAAAATGGAAACTGATTTAGCAACCAAACCTGATATCAGCTATAAAAGTGCGGGAAAATTTGAAGAAACCAGATTTGAGAAAATCCATAATGAAATCTTCAAAAATTCAACAGAAGCTTCTATAATTGTAGCGCAGGAAATTGCGCAATTAATTAGATCTAAACAAGAAAAAGGAAAATCTTGTGTATTAGGTTTAGCAACAGGTTCTTCTCCTATAAAAGTTTACGAAGAGTTAGTGAGAATGCACAAAGAGGAAGGCCTGAGCTTTAGCAACGTGATTACTTTCAATCTGGATGAATATTATCCAATGACCAAAGAAAACAATCAGAGCTATCATTATTTCATGCATCAGCATCTTTTTAATCATATTGACATCAAACCAGAGAATGTTAATATTCCTGACGGAACGGTACATATTGATGAATTAAACCAATATTGTATTGATTATGAAATGAATATTAAAAACGCCGGAGGTCTTGATTTTCAATTATTAGGAATTGGGCGTACAGGTCACGTGGGTTTCAACGAGCCGGGATCGCACATCAATTCAGGAACCAGAATTATTACACTGGATCATATTACAAGAGTAGACGCCTCATCAGATTTTAATGGAATCGACAATGTTCCTAAAAGAGCGATTACCATGGGAGTTTCTACGATCATGAGATCGAAGAGAATCGTACTTATGGCTTGGGGACAAAACAAAGCCGATATCATCAAGAGAACTATTCAGGGGGATATATCTTCAGAAGTTCCTGCTACATTTTTACAAAATCATGCTAATGCGACTTTCGTATTAGACCAGTCTGCAGCATCTGAACTAACGCGTTTCAAAACGCCTTGGCTTGTTGGAGAATGCATTTGGACACAGGAATTAAAAAGCAAAGCGATTGTTTGGTTGTGCCAAAAAACAAAACAATCGATATTAAAATTAACAGACAGAGATTACAACAACAACGGAATGTCTGATCTATTGGCGCAGGAAGGTTCTGCGTATGATTTGAACATCAATATGTTCAACGTATTGCAGCATACCATCACAGGATGGCCGGGTGGAAAACCCAATACCGATGATTCGCATCGTCCGGAAAGAGCCAATCCAGCAAAAAAACGAGTGATTCTTTTTAGTCCACATCCGGATGATGATGTGATTTCTATGGGAGGAACTTTTTCAAAATTGATAAAACAAGGTCACGATGTACATGTAGTATATCAGACCTCCGGAAATATAGCGGTTACAGATGACGAAGCATTAAAATTTGCTGAGGTTGCCAAAGATTTTATTGGCGAAGCCGGTAGCGGAATCAACTTCACATCGGTAATTGAATTCTTAAACAACAAGTCAGAAAACGAGATCGATTCTCTTGAAGTTCGAAAATTAAAAGGATTAATAAGAAGAAGAGAATCTTATGCGGCCACAAGATATATTGGTTTAAAAGATGAGAATACGCACTTTTTAGATCTTCCGTTTTACGAAACAGGACAGGTAAAAAAGAATCCGTTAGGAGCTGAAGATATTGCCATTGTAAAAGATATTATCGCCAAGATAAAACCGCATCAGGTATTTGCAGCCGGAGATTTGGCAGATCCGCACGGAACGCACGAAGTTTGTCTGAATGCGATTTTTGCCGCCATGAAACAATTAAAACCAGAAAAATACATGGATGATTGCTGGTTATGGCTTTATAGAGGAGCCTGGCACGAATGGGACATTCATGAAATTGATATGGCTGTTCCGCTTTCTCCATCAGAAGTATTATTAAAACGTCATGCGATTTTATACCACCAATCTCAAAAAGACAGGGTTATGTTTCAGGGAAATGACTCTAGAGAATTCTGGGTGAGAGCCGAAGACCGTAACAAAAACACTGCGATCTTATACGATGATTTAGGATTAGCAGAATACGAAGCAATCGAAGCTTTTAAACGTTTTGATTATTAAAGTCAATTAAGATATTTAAAAAACTCGTTGAGTGTAATTATTAAATCTATAGTCCCAAAGTTTCAGGACTATAGATTTAATTGCCATAAAAATCAAAATCAAAACATTTTTGATCAGATTTAAAAGTTGGTTTTTCAGTTACAACTTATCTTTCGCCCTGATAAAACCTTAAAAAACAAAAGAATAAGAAAATCTAAAAAAACCTACTTTTATAACAAATTAAAACAGCAATTTTCTGTCAATATTCTTGTTTTTAACAATCATATTGATAGTTTTGCGTTGTATAAATAAACCCCAAATTTAACCTACAAACCTTATGAGAAAAACCATTTCTTATTTTTTGCCCTTTGCTATTTTCGCGAGCGTACTTATTGGCTGCAGCGATGATGACTCGAAAGGAGACGATTACAAAGCCAATTATTTGCCCAGCATTGATGCTAGTAATTTACCAAAGGAAAACCGACCTATGACCATGTTCGAGGACGATGAAAACTCGTCGAAAATGTATGACAACAAGGACCGTTTTTTCCGCGTTAACCAACCCATGCAGATCCTCCAGAAAGGAAAAGATTCTGTTCAGGTTTCTCTTTATTCCCCAGTTGGACTGAGCGATGTAAAAGTTTATGCCAAAATAGCCAACTACGACAAGCGCTTTTTGATTTACCAGTTTTCTAAAGTTCCTGCTTTTCACCGTTCTTTTCACCAACTTCCTTTGGTCGAAGGAAAACACGATTATCAGTTAGAAAACGGAAAAACAGTTACGATTGATAAAATTGGCGGATTTTCTTCCGGAGCGATCGAATTTTCGGTAGAATCATCAGATCCTTTATTTGCCAAATTCAAGAAAATAAAATCAAATCGACTAGTACAATTCAGCACGCAGTACCACCTTAATAATCCTGCTGATGATCCTAATAAATATTTACCGATGAATCCTGTTTTGGCTAAAGAAGCGATCACCATGATCATCAATTTCTCGTATGCAATCAGTCATCCTTTGTATTATGATACATTCATGAATTTTGACCGATACAAAAAAGAACAGGCTGCAACAGCCGGAACAGAAATAAATGGAGCCTTAAACTGGCACGGAAATGCTGATGATGTCGATGGCGTTTATGATTATCTGACAAAAGCTCAAATCGAACAAGCGTATAATACTTATATTGATAGCCGTACACTGAATATGGCCATGGTAGGCGGAGGTTCTGCCTGGGGCGGAGGCGCTTTGGCATCGCAATGGGAATCGGGTTATGTTACCGGACACTGGAAAGGAGAAATGTCAGTTTGGTCACACGAATATTCGCACCATTCAGGTTATAGCCATAGTAGTAATTTGGCGAATAGCGGCCAGGGCGGTGGTCAACAGGAAATGTTAACAGAGTTTTATAAATATCTGATTCATTTAAATGATCTTCCTTTTACTGATCCGGATGTATTAAAAGGATACACAAAGACTACTTATTTAACAGGTAGTTACAAAAAACCTGTATTTACTATTAATCCTAAAAATACATTTTTAGTAAAATATAAAGGAGAAGGAAAATGGAACTAACCTACAAAACTATCATGAACAAAATACCGTTTTTACTACTATTACTTTGCTTTTTTACCAATTGCAGCAAAGATTCTAATGGCGATGACCCAACTACTTACAACTACTTCTATCCTACTGACGAAGCTTCGATAACGGCGGCTCAAATTGGGGACGGA encodes:
- a CDS encoding DMT family transporter, which translates into the protein MIREKMLPITNKIKEFKIIIAGILFAFLWASASTATKIGLHAAQPFVISIFRFVIAGSIMLILSHIIMAKRFPQKKEWVQISIYGLFNITFYLGLYVIAMQKVSAGLGSLAVATNPVFIVLISAVWLSHKIKFKNILSLILCFIGVFLAAYPLLQNSFATPGGILILVTSMIAYSLGTIYYSRQNWNGLHILTINGWQTIIGAVFLLPVLFLTYESDQNVFNHDFWFSTSWLAIAVSIGAVQFWLYLLKNNPIKASYWLFLCPIFGFLIAYFMVDEPLTLYTLFGVLFVIIGLYTTLSSDKKIKT
- the nagB gene encoding glucosamine-6-phosphate deaminase — protein: METDLATKPDISYKSAGKFEETRFEKIHNEIFKNSTEASIIVAQEIAQLIRSKQEKGKSCVLGLATGSSPIKVYEELVRMHKEEGLSFSNVITFNLDEYYPMTKENNQSYHYFMHQHLFNHIDIKPENVNIPDGTVHIDELNQYCIDYEMNIKNAGGLDFQLLGIGRTGHVGFNEPGSHINSGTRIITLDHITRVDASSDFNGIDNVPKRAITMGVSTIMRSKRIVLMAWGQNKADIIKRTIQGDISSEVPATFLQNHANATFVLDQSAASELTRFKTPWLVGECIWTQELKSKAIVWLCQKTKQSILKLTDRDYNNNGMSDLLAQEGSAYDLNINMFNVLQHTITGWPGGKPNTDDSHRPERANPAKKRVILFSPHPDDDVISMGGTFSKLIKQGHDVHVVYQTSGNIAVTDDEALKFAEVAKDFIGEAGSGINFTSVIEFLNNKSENEIDSLEVRKLKGLIRRRESYAATRYIGLKDENTHFLDLPFYETGQVKKNPLGAEDIAIVKDIIAKIKPHQVFAAGDLADPHGTHEVCLNAIFAAMKQLKPEKYMDDCWLWLYRGAWHEWDIHEIDMAVPLSPSEVLLKRHAILYHQSQKDRVMFQGNDSREFWVRAEDRNKNTAILYDDLGLAEYEAIEAFKRFDY